One Triticum dicoccoides isolate Atlit2015 ecotype Zavitan chromosome 4B, WEW_v2.0, whole genome shotgun sequence genomic window carries:
- the LOC119293990 gene encoding triphosphate tunnel metalloenzyme 3-like yields the protein MEIEIKLRLPDAAAHQRLSSFLAPRLLHTDAPARPLADAAAATAAQRDVRLYGTDDRDPSCAVLTLQRPPRIDAGVSRVEEVVEPLDPALALTCVDNPARLGAVDSPIVWLVSDEYGVGGEKAPFVCLGGFRNTRGVYELEEGEGQGLVLELDETHFDFGTNYELECETAEPDQAKEVLERLLTVVGVPYEYSRSNKFACFMAGKLLP from the coding sequence ATGGAGATCGAGATCAAGCTCCGTCTCCCTGACGCGGCTGCACATCAGCGCCTCTCCTCCTTCCTCGCGCCCCGCCTGCTCCACACTGACGCCCCCGCGCGGCCcctcgccgacgccgccgccgccaccgccgcccagcgGGACGTTCGCCTCTACGGCACCGACGACCGCGACCCCTCCTGCGCCGTCCTCACGCTCCAGCGCCCCCCGCGCATCGACGCCGGTGTCAGCCGCGTTGAGGAGGTCGTGGAGCCCCTCGACCCCGCCCTCGCCCTCACCTGCGTCGACAACCCCGCCCGTCTCGGTGCGGTCGACTCCCCCATTGTCTGGCTCGTCTCCGATGAGTACGGTGTCGGCGGGGAAAAAGCGCCGTTCGTCTGCCTCGGCGGCTTCCGGAACACCCGCGGTGTGTATGAGCTCGAGGAGGGCGAGGGGCAGGGGCTCGTGCTAGAGCTCGACGAGACACACTTCGATTTCGGCACAAACTATGAGCTGGAGTGCGAGACCGCGGAGCCCGACCAGGCCAAGGAGGTCCTGGAGCGGCTGCTCACCGTGGTTGGGGTGCCGTATGAGTACTCCCGGAGCAATAAGTTCGCATGCTTCATGGCTGGGAAGCTGCTTCCGTGA